One stretch of Jiangella gansuensis DSM 44835 DNA includes these proteins:
- a CDS encoding sulfurtransferase yields the protein MTVLIDVDELRERLASGRRTVLLDVRWKLGDTDGHRHYLAGHLPGAVYVDLETELAAPATPADGRHPLPSADTLRAAARRWGIRAGDLVVAYDDVGGTSAARAWWLLRWGGSDDVRLLDGGLGAWTAAGGELDTGEVTPEPGDVELRPGALPVAGIDDVPVLAADGVLLDARAAERYRGEVEPVDPRAGHIPGALSAPTIDNLDPTGRFRAPGDLRARFAALGADAGRPVGVYCGSGVTAAHEVAALAVAGIDAVLYPGSWSQWSADPDRPAATGPEPGDPGPTVRP from the coding sequence ATGACCGTGCTGATCGACGTCGACGAGTTGCGCGAGCGGCTCGCGTCCGGCCGCCGGACCGTCCTACTCGACGTCCGGTGGAAGCTCGGCGACACGGACGGCCACCGCCACTACCTGGCCGGACATCTGCCCGGCGCCGTCTATGTCGACCTCGAGACCGAGCTCGCCGCACCGGCCACCCCGGCGGACGGACGGCACCCGCTGCCCTCCGCCGACACCCTGCGAGCCGCCGCCCGCCGCTGGGGCATCCGGGCAGGTGATCTCGTGGTCGCGTACGACGACGTCGGCGGCACGTCCGCGGCCCGGGCCTGGTGGCTGCTTCGCTGGGGCGGCAGCGACGACGTCCGGCTACTGGACGGTGGCCTGGGCGCATGGACCGCCGCCGGCGGCGAGCTGGACACCGGCGAGGTCACACCAGAGCCGGGCGACGTCGAGCTGCGGCCCGGAGCTCTGCCCGTCGCCGGCATCGACGACGTTCCCGTGCTGGCCGCCGACGGTGTGCTGCTCGACGCCCGCGCGGCGGAACGGTACCGGGGCGAGGTCGAGCCCGTCGACCCGCGGGCCGGGCACATCCCGGGCGCGTTGAGCGCACCGACCATCGACAACCTCGACCCCACGGGGCGCTTCCGCGCCCCCGGCGACCTGCGGGCACGCTTCGCGGCCCTCGGTGCCGACGCCGGCCGCCCGGTCGGCGTCTACTGCGGCTCCGGCGTCACGGCCGCGCACGAGGTCGCGGCGCTGGCCGTGGCCGGCATCGACGCCGTGCTCTACCCCGGCTCCTGGTCGCAGTGGTCGGCCGACCCGGACCGGCCGGCCGCCACCGGCCCGGAACCCGGCGACCCCGGACCTACAGTGCGGCCGTGA
- a CDS encoding long-chain-fatty-acid--CoA ligase has translation MKSTMMDVPLQVRRLLEHGATIHGGSRVVTAADGGPHEVTFAEIAAGAARLAGALTSLGVGPGDRVATFMWNNARHVEAYFAVPAMGAVVHPLNIRLFPEQIAFIANHAADRVVIVDGSLLPGFAKLLPSLKTVRHVVVAGPGDHAVLEGSGVGVHDYDRLLAGQAAHFDWPDVDETSAAAMCYTSGTTGHPKGVVYSHRSIYLHALAEALPDAFDLSAHDLLLAVVPQFHVLAWGLPYAAFVTGTSLAMPDRFLAPEPLAAFIEAARPNRGAGVPTVWGGLLRHLEANPEVDVSSLTHLVVGGSAMSEALMSVYDARGITLLHAWGMTETSPLGTFSRPPAGADDDAVAGYRLTQGRFAAPVEARLVGPDGELVEWDGESVGELEVRGPWITGSYHDGRGRDGSGSGPDDTADEDRFDEGWLRTGDVGSITPDGYLRLTDRTKDVIKSGGEWISSVELEGHLAGHPAVAEAAVVGVPDEQWGERPLAAVVLEEGQHADVDDLREFLAGRVAKWQLPERWTIVPEIPKTSVGKFDKKIIRAAYAHDDLNVTTLS, from the coding sequence ATCAAGAGCACGATGATGGACGTTCCGCTGCAGGTGCGACGGCTGCTGGAACACGGCGCCACCATCCACGGTGGCAGCCGGGTCGTCACCGCCGCCGACGGCGGACCGCACGAGGTCACGTTCGCCGAGATCGCCGCCGGGGCGGCCCGGCTGGCCGGCGCGCTGACGTCGTTGGGCGTCGGGCCGGGCGACCGGGTGGCGACGTTCATGTGGAACAACGCCCGCCACGTCGAGGCGTACTTCGCGGTTCCGGCCATGGGTGCCGTGGTGCACCCGCTGAACATCCGGCTGTTCCCCGAGCAGATCGCGTTCATCGCCAACCATGCCGCCGACCGCGTCGTCATCGTCGACGGGTCACTGCTGCCGGGGTTCGCGAAGCTGCTGCCGTCGTTGAAGACGGTGCGGCACGTCGTCGTCGCCGGCCCGGGCGACCACGCGGTACTGGAGGGCTCGGGCGTCGGCGTCCACGACTACGACCGCCTGCTCGCCGGCCAGGCCGCCCACTTCGACTGGCCAGACGTGGACGAGACCTCCGCGGCCGCCATGTGTTACACGTCCGGCACCACCGGCCATCCGAAGGGTGTCGTCTACAGTCACCGCTCCATCTACCTGCACGCGCTGGCCGAGGCGTTGCCGGACGCGTTCGACCTGTCCGCGCACGACCTGCTGCTCGCTGTCGTCCCGCAGTTCCACGTGCTCGCGTGGGGTCTGCCGTACGCCGCGTTCGTCACCGGGACGTCGCTGGCCATGCCCGACCGTTTTCTCGCGCCGGAGCCGCTGGCGGCGTTCATCGAGGCGGCCCGGCCGAACAGGGGCGCCGGGGTCCCGACGGTGTGGGGTGGCCTGCTGCGGCACCTGGAGGCGAACCCCGAGGTGGACGTGTCGTCACTGACGCACCTGGTCGTGGGCGGGTCGGCCATGTCCGAGGCACTGATGTCCGTTTACGACGCCCGGGGCATCACCCTGCTGCACGCATGGGGCATGACGGAGACCAGCCCGCTGGGGACGTTCTCCCGGCCGCCGGCCGGAGCCGACGACGACGCCGTCGCCGGGTACCGGCTCACGCAGGGCCGCTTCGCCGCACCGGTCGAGGCGCGGCTAGTCGGACCGGACGGCGAGCTCGTCGAGTGGGACGGTGAGTCCGTCGGCGAGCTCGAGGTCCGCGGACCGTGGATCACCGGCTCGTACCATGACGGGCGCGGCCGCGACGGTTCCGGCTCCGGGCCGGACGACACAGCCGACGAGGACCGCTTCGACGAGGGCTGGCTGCGCACTGGCGATGTCGGCTCCATCACTCCCGACGGGTACCTCCGGCTCACCGACCGCACCAAGGACGTCATCAAGTCCGGCGGAGAGTGGATCAGCTCCGTCGAGCTGGAGGGCCACCTCGCCGGGCACCCGGCGGTCGCCGAGGCCGCCGTCGTCGGCGTACCGGACGAGCAGTGGGGCGAGCGGCCGCTGGCCGCCGTCGTCCTCGAGGAGGGCCAGCACGCCGACGTCGACGACCTACGCGAGTTCCTGGCCGGACGAGTGGCGAAGTGGCAACTGCCGGAACGCTGGACGATCGTGCCGGAGATCCCCAAGACCAGCGTGGGCAAGTTCGACAAGAAGATCATTCGCGCTGCATACGCACACGACGACCTCAACGTCACTACGCTCAGCTGA
- a CDS encoding ArsR/SmtB family transcription factor: MKQADLDAVLSALAEPTRRQLLDLLADRGEASASTLAQAVPVTRQAIVKHLTVLDGAGLVTGRRVGREVLYRARPERLEEAAQRMSALAAAWETRLAAIKRIAEQA, translated from the coding sequence ATGAAGCAGGCCGACCTCGACGCCGTCCTGTCGGCGCTGGCCGAGCCCACCCGGCGGCAGCTGCTCGATCTATTGGCCGACCGTGGCGAAGCCAGCGCCAGCACCCTCGCGCAGGCCGTTCCGGTGACCCGGCAGGCGATCGTCAAGCACCTCACCGTGCTCGACGGCGCCGGCCTGGTCACCGGCCGGCGGGTGGGCCGCGAGGTGCTCTACCGGGCCCGGCCCGAGCGGCTGGAGGAGGCCGCCCAGCGGATGAGCGCCCTGGCTGCCGCGTGGGAGACCCGCCTGGCCGCCATCAAGCGCATCGCCGAACAGGCCTGA
- a CDS encoding SRPBCC family protein gives MTTNSIEREIVIAAPPQRVWDVVTQAEHLGTWFADSSAEIDLRPGGELTLTWREHGVAHGRVETVEPPHTFAFRWALDHGSRVEQGNSTVVVFTLAPEGDGTRLRVVESGFAELAVDAERRDRHVQENTQGWRAELDELRAYAESVSV, from the coding sequence ATGACCACCAACAGCATCGAGCGCGAGATCGTCATCGCCGCCCCGCCGCAGCGCGTCTGGGACGTCGTCACCCAGGCCGAGCACCTGGGCACCTGGTTCGCCGACTCCAGCGCCGAGATCGACCTGCGGCCGGGCGGCGAGCTGACGCTGACCTGGCGGGAGCACGGGGTTGCCCACGGCCGGGTCGAGACCGTCGAACCGCCGCACACATTCGCCTTCCGCTGGGCGCTCGACCACGGGAGCCGTGTCGAGCAGGGCAACTCCACCGTCGTGGTCTTCACGCTCGCACCCGAGGGCGACGGCACCCGGCTGCGCGTCGTCGAGAGCGGCTTCGCCGAGCTGGCCGTCGACGCCGAGCGCCGCGACCGTCACGTCCAGGAGAACACCCAGGGCTGGCGCGCCGAGCTCGACGAGCTGCGCGCGTACGCCGAATCCGTCAGCGTCTGA
- a CDS encoding phosphotransferase, translating to MSEMREPAAGSAETPLPGGNVGGARRVGDTVRRPTGPWTPAVHALLNHLRRAGLDSIPTVLGIDEQGREILTFLPGRSIGADTDHVSDALLTNGVRWLRRFHDAVRSFRPAGEVRWRHGTRALADGEIVCHNDPGAYNWIVDGDDLVGVIDWDMAGPGLPVDDLAFMAWKSLPLHRELPPDVVAARLGLMADAYGDIAPAAILAHVERRIGRAVDSIEAGQRRGDPGLLNLARIGEPARTRTELAALRERLPAITAAL from the coding sequence ATGAGCGAGATGCGCGAACCGGCCGCCGGTTCGGCCGAGACGCCGCTGCCGGGCGGCAACGTCGGCGGCGCCCGCCGGGTCGGTGACACGGTGCGGCGCCCGACGGGACCCTGGACGCCCGCCGTCCATGCGTTGCTCAACCATCTGCGCCGCGCCGGCCTCGACTCGATCCCGACCGTGCTGGGCATCGACGAGCAGGGCCGCGAGATCCTCACTTTCCTGCCCGGCCGCAGCATCGGCGCCGACACCGACCACGTCAGCGACGCGTTGCTGACGAACGGGGTGCGGTGGCTGCGCCGTTTCCACGACGCCGTCCGCTCGTTCCGCCCGGCCGGGGAGGTGCGGTGGCGGCACGGCACGCGGGCGCTGGCCGACGGCGAGATCGTCTGCCACAACGATCCGGGCGCCTACAACTGGATCGTGGACGGCGACGACCTGGTCGGGGTGATCGACTGGGACATGGCCGGCCCCGGCCTGCCGGTCGACGACCTCGCGTTCATGGCCTGGAAGTCGCTTCCGTTGCATCGCGAGCTGCCGCCGGACGTCGTCGCCGCGCGGCTGGGGCTGATGGCCGACGCGTACGGCGACATCGCCCCGGCGGCGATCCTGGCGCACGTCGAGCGCCGGATAGGACGCGCAGTCGACAGCATCGAGGCCGGTCAGCGGCGCGGCGACCCCGGGCTGCTGAACCTGGCGCGCATCGGTGAGCCGGCCCGCACCCGCACGGAGCTGGCCGCGCTGCGCGAGCGGCTGCCGGCCATCACGGCCGCACTGTAG
- a CDS encoding LCP family protein, translating into MNDVRRRPSDRRPSGARRARLQSRRQARNQRYGRFIGLTFLGSLIPGTGLIAAGKRRLGTTIVVLVGLALLATLAVVLLIPPTELASYGGDRDIMFMLGGTLAVAAVAWLLIALGTHRALEPEGLPTGKRLAGAGVVIVAASVIVAPMAVGSMYAFTQRTLIGNISSSGASNTTPDLDTSDPWANKPRLNVLFLGGDAGDGRTGLRPDTQIVASIDTETGATTMISLPRNLQGFPFPEDSPLVERYPDGFTGGGDAGEWMLNAVYQNVPRDNADVFEGVGDPGADANKWAVEGALGIDIDYFMMVDLAGFEAVVDALGGITVDVPRDIPYGNKSLPDGSCTQANGYIEAGEDQLLDGFHALWFARSRCGSDDYDRMERQRCVMNAIVDEADPATLLSQYQSLASAAGDIITSDVPSDLFPALIQLMAKVQGQPLESLTLDNKFFDSMGTTSANPDYDELHARIAEILSTEPDAGTSTETPAGEPEDTTEAADQDDANAQTGERSNAAEAQVQQTSGDAEEDGTEEAPADEPTDEEESDEPADQPVDAGAVC; encoded by the coding sequence GTGAACGACGTCCGGCGCAGACCGTCCGATCGCCGCCCTTCGGGTGCCCGCCGGGCCCGGCTCCAGTCGCGGCGGCAGGCCCGCAACCAGCGTTACGGACGGTTCATCGGACTGACCTTCCTCGGATCACTCATCCCCGGGACGGGTCTCATCGCCGCCGGGAAGCGCCGGCTCGGCACGACCATAGTCGTCCTCGTCGGTCTGGCGCTGCTCGCCACGCTGGCGGTCGTGCTGCTCATCCCACCGACGGAGCTGGCCTCGTACGGCGGTGACCGCGACATCATGTTCATGCTCGGCGGAACACTCGCTGTCGCCGCCGTCGCGTGGCTGCTCATCGCTCTCGGCACGCACCGTGCACTGGAGCCCGAAGGGCTGCCGACCGGGAAGCGACTTGCGGGTGCGGGTGTCGTCATCGTGGCCGCGTCGGTCATCGTCGCGCCGATGGCCGTCGGGTCCATGTACGCGTTCACGCAGCGCACGCTCATCGGCAACATCTCGTCGAGCGGTGCCAGCAACACCACTCCGGACCTCGACACCTCGGACCCGTGGGCCAACAAGCCCCGGCTCAACGTGCTGTTCCTCGGCGGCGACGCCGGTGACGGCCGCACCGGCCTGCGTCCGGACACCCAGATCGTGGCCAGCATCGACACCGAGACCGGCGCCACCACCATGATCTCCTTGCCGCGCAACCTGCAGGGATTCCCGTTCCCCGAGGACAGCCCGCTGGTCGAGCGGTACCCCGACGGTTTCACCGGCGGCGGCGACGCCGGTGAGTGGATGCTCAACGCCGTCTACCAGAACGTGCCGCGCGACAATGCCGACGTGTTCGAAGGGGTGGGCGACCCGGGCGCCGACGCGAACAAGTGGGCCGTCGAAGGCGCGCTCGGCATCGACATCGACTACTTCATGATGGTCGACCTCGCCGGGTTCGAAGCGGTGGTCGACGCGCTCGGCGGTATCACCGTCGACGTCCCACGCGACATCCCGTACGGCAACAAGAGCCTTCCCGACGGTTCGTGCACCCAGGCCAACGGGTACATCGAGGCCGGCGAGGACCAACTCCTCGACGGGTTCCACGCCCTCTGGTTCGCCCGGTCGCGCTGCGGCAGCGACGACTACGACCGCATGGAGCGGCAGCGCTGCGTCATGAACGCCATCGTCGACGAGGCCGACCCGGCCACGCTGCTCAGCCAGTACCAGAGCCTGGCCAGCGCCGCGGGCGACATCATCACGTCTGACGTGCCCTCGGATCTGTTCCCGGCCCTCATCCAGCTCATGGCGAAGGTGCAGGGGCAGCCGCTGGAGAGCCTGACGCTGGACAACAAGTTCTTCGACAGCATGGGCACCACGTCGGCGAACCCGGACTACGACGAGCTGCACGCACGGATCGCTGAGATCCTGTCGACGGAGCCCGACGCCGGGACCTCTACGGAGACCCCCGCCGGCGAGCCCGAGGACACCACCGAGGCCGCCGACCAGGACGATGCGAACGCCCAGACCGGCGAGCGCAGCAACGCCGCCGAGGCGCAGGTCCAGCAGACCTCCGGTGACGCCGAGGAGGACGGGACCGAGGAAGCCCCGGCCGACGAGCCCACCGACGAGGAAGAGTCCGACGAGCCGGCCGACCAGCCGGTCGACGCCGGAGCGGTGTGCTGA